CGGAGTTGCAGAGCCACTACCGGCAGGCCACGCTCTTCGCACTTGCCACCCGACACGAGGGTTACGGGATGGTGTTCTCCGAAGCCCTGCTGCACGGCCTGCCCATCGTCGCCTGCGCCACGGGGGCGGTCCCCGACACGGTGCCGGCCCAGGCGGGACTGCTGCTGCCGCCCGACGATGCCGGGGCCTTCGCCGCCGCGCTGCGCGAGCTGCTCGAGGATCCCGGAAAGCGGGCGCGCCTTGCCGAGGCCGCCACCCGCGCCGGCGCGGCGCTGCCGCAATGGGCCGACACGGCCGCCGTCGCGGGCGCCGTGCTCGACCGGCTGGCCCGCTGAAGCCCGGGGCGGCCTGCCCGGACGGCATCTCCCGTTTCCCGGGACCGGTCGCGCCCTTTTCGGCTGCTACGCCAAACGGTTACGACCCCCAAGCGGCCGCCGGCGCGCGCCCGTCAGAGGGCGCAGCGCGCATGCACGCGGGCGATGTCGCGGATGTTCAGACGGGAGATGCCGATGTCGGCCAGCTCGGTATCGGTAAGCCGCTCGAGCTCCTCGTAGGTCTCGCGAAAGATGCGGTTCCGGCGGCGGGTTTCTTCATCAAGCCCGAGCGCGCGCAGCCAGGTGCCGAGAACGGAGACGGACGGGTGGTTCATGCTGTAGGTGGTCATTTCAATTTACCAATCTTCTGGTGTCTGCTAACGACCTAATCCCCGCCACCTCGCGGCGAAAGGGATAAACCGGAAGGCCCGTCATGCCGGGAACGCATGGAACGCAAGGCCGTCCACCCGCAATGCGCCCCCCGCACCGCCGGGCGGGACGCAGGCGCAAGCGCCCCCCGGGTCAGGAGGCCGCCAGCGGCTCCGCCCCGCGCATCGGCCGGTGGCGCAGCAGCACCCGCCCCCGCAGGTCGGCGACCGCAAGGCCGATCCCGATCCCGCCCACGACCGCCAGGGCATCGGTCCAGGCCCCTGCCCCACCAAGGCCGATCGCGGGCAGGATCACCTCGGGCACCAGCCGGTGCAGCAGGTAGATCGGAAAGGCCGCCCGCGCGACCAGCATCACGGCCCGCGCGGCCGGGCGCGGCATGGCGATCCTCGGAACGTAAAGCAGCAGCGGCACGAGCGCGAAGAGGCTCATGTACTTGATCCAGCTGCCATGCCAGTTGCCGCCCAGCCAGGCCGCCATCGGCAGGACGCCCGCCGCAAGCGCAAGGACGCCCGCCTTCCGCCCCCGCCCCTCGGCCGAGGCGATGCACCAGCCAAGCCCCAGCAGGTAGAACACCCACGGCAAGGTGAACTGCGCCCGCCCCCCCATCGGCCAAAGCTCGGGCAGCGTCAGCCGAAGCCCGACCCCGAGCGCGAGCAGCCCCAGCCCCACGCGGAACCGCCCTGCCCGTCGCAGCCAGCCGCGCAGGCCCGGATGCAGGAACGGCAGCGCGATCAGCAGGCTGATCTGCACATAGGCTTCCACGAACCAGTAGAGGTAAGGCAGCATCAGGTGCGTCTCGGGCACCGTCAGCGCAAGGTTGCCCGCAAGCAGCGCCGAGGCCCAGGGCACCTGCCCCCATGCCGCGGCGAACCCCGCCAGCACCAGATAATAGGGCACCAGAACCCCCGCGAGCGGCCGGAAGTAGCTCTTCCAGTCGCCGCCGGTCAGCGCCTCCCAGCGGGAACCCGCGAGGCTCATGCCGAGAAGCAGCACCATCGCGGCCGCCCCGCCATAAACCGGCCAGAGCGTCTGGTGCGCCACCACCACCGCAAGGATCGCAAGCCCGCGCACCGCCAGTTCGCTCTCCACCCCGGAGGGCGCGAGCGGCGCGCGCTCGAGTTCCGCAAGGCTCATCCGCTCCCACCCTTCCGGCAGGCCGCCCAGTTCCGCCTCGAGCGCCAGCGTCAGCTCCACATGGCGCAGAGAGTCGCCGCCGAGGCTCGTGAAGCTGTCCTGCGCCCGGACCGGCTCGGGCGCGAAGACGGCTTCGAACGCCGCGCGCACCCCCGGCGCCGACCGGCGCTCCGCCAGTGACCGCAGGGCCGGATAGTCGATCTTGCCCGAGGGAAGCCGCGGAAACACCTCGCAGGGAACGATCTCGAAATGGCCGGGCCCGATGCCGGCCGCCCGCGCGGCCCGGTCGGCAAGGCCCCTGCCCGGCCCGCGCGCGGCGACGACGATCCGGCGGTCGTCGCCCCAGATGGCGACCTCGACGCCCTCGGCCGCCAGCGCCCGCTCCAGCGCGTCATGGCCGATGCGGATCCCGGCGATCTTCGACATGCGCGAAAGGCGGCCGGTGATGCGGTAGATGCCCTCCGCATCGCGCTGCGCCAGATCGCCGGTGGCGAGAGCCTCGACCTCGGCGCCCCGGCCGAGATCGCGATGATCCTCGGCATAGCCCATCATGACGTTCGGCCCGCGATAGAGAAGCTCGCCCTCCGCCACCGCTGAGGCGATTTCCCTGCCCTGCTCGTCGCGCAGCGCCAGTTCGCCGCCCGGGATGGCGACCCCGATCGCGCCCGCATGATCCCCGACCCGCTCCATCGGCAGCCAGGCGATCCGCGCGACCGCTTCGGTCTGGCCATACATCGCGATGAACCGCCCGCCGCGGCGCGCCATCCGCCCGGCCCAGCGGCGGACCTGCGCCGCCTCCATCGCGCCCCCGGCCACCGTCATCAGCTTCAGCGCGGGCGGCAGCGCCTCGCCAAGCCCCGCGCCCTCCAGCAGGCGGAAATGGTGCGGGACGCCGGCAAGGCTCGTCGCGCCCGAGGCCGCCAGCGCCGCCCCGAAGCCCTCGTCGAGCACCGAGGCGTTGGAGAGCCAGAGGCTCGCCCCCTGCGCCAGATGCGAGTGCAGCACCGACAGGCCATAGGAATAGTGCAGTGGCAGGATCAGCGCCGCCCGGTCCTTCGCCGTGATGCGCAGGAAATCGGCGATCGAGGCCGCATTCGCATGAACCGCAGCAGCCGAAAGCCGCACGCCCTTGCCCTGCCCGGTGCTGCCCGAGGTCGAAAGCAGCAGTGCCAGATCCGGATGCGGCGCGGCGCGGTCTCCCTGATGCTCCTCCATCTGCCAGGTGCCCGCCTTCCTGCGGAAGCTCATGGCCGGCCGGAACCGCGAGACGAGCCGGTCGGCAGTCTCCGGGTCGCCGGCCGGCAGCGGCAGGACCGCATGCCCCGCCGCCATGGCGCCGAGGTAGGCGGCGATGGCCTCGGGCTCTGCCGCGGCCTCGACCGCGATCAACGCCTTGGGCCGAGGAAGCTGCGCCGCGAACCGCTGCATCGCCCCGGCCAGTTCCTCGTAGCTCTGGCATTCGTCCCGCCAGACCAGGCAGGGCTGCGACCCAAGGCTTCGGATCCGCTCGATGTCGTAGAACATGGCTGCCTCTGGCGAAGACAAGTAATTTTGTCGGGTTTAGCCGGCTTCTCGCGGCAAGGCCACTCGAACCTGCCGATGCAAGGCGGATCGGAGAAGAGCCGGACGCAAGGGTTGCGGGCTGAACGTCGGACGGTTGACAGCTGTCAACTTGTCCATCTCCGCCTCCGGACGCGCCTGCGAACCGGAGTTGACAGCTGTCAACCTTGCAGCCGCGTCGCCCGTGACACCGTTGCGGCGCACCACTTCAACCGCACACCGCTGCGACGGACCAAGGGTGAGTTGACAGCTGTCAACTCACGCCGCCCGGCGGCTGTCGTGGGAGAGCAGCGCCATGATCATCGGGCCCGGGCTGAAGGCGCCCTCGCTGGCGCGGCGACTCAGGCTGCGCAGGTAGCCTCCGGGATTGCGGATCGAGGCGAAGCGTTGAAGCATCGCTACCACGGCGATCGCTGCCGTTTCCGCCCCCATCTCGGCCTGCGCCTCCTCCCAGGCGGAGGGCGAGATCCCCATCATCCCCCTGAGCTGCCCGGCAGCCCCGCAGAGATCGCGCCACGAGCGGATGTCGGGCGCGTAAGGCGCGAGGTCCGGACAGGCCTTCAGCACCAGCGCGAGCGGAAGCGCCGGTTCCCCGCCCGTCACGCCGGTGCCCCTTGCCTCGTCTTGGCAAGGTTCAAGATCAGGAGAGTCTGGGTTTGAATTGGTATGGTGCCGCCCATTTTGCACGGCACTGGCGTTCGTTTTCCCCGATGAAGGAAACAGGCGCGCCTGGATATCCCCAAGGATCAGGTCGAGATCGGCCACCAGTTGCGCGATCTGACCCGCATCGAGACGCCGGCGCAGGGCGCGGCGGATGGGGGCCAGCGCGGGCTCGAGGTCGAGCGGATGGCCGGTCTCGACCGCGTAGGCCGCAAGCTTCGTCACGTCGCGCAGCTTCAGCACCAGCCCGGTGCGGGCGCGGTCGAGCGCCTCGGCCTCGGCCGTCACCTCGGCGGCGGCCGCGGCGATCTCTTCGGCACGGACGAGCAGCGGGCGCAGGTCGAAGCCGAAGGCCTGGCTCAGCGCGCCCGAGCGGTCGCGCTGCGCGTAGCGCTTGCCGTTCGCGCTGTCGCGGCGGGCGACGAGGCCGGCGGCAACCAGCGCGGCGAGGTGGCGCCGCAGGGTGCTTTCGGCCATGCCGTGGGCGCGGTCGGAGAGGCTGGCGTTGGAGGGAAACACCACCAGCGGCGCCTCGTCGGAAAGGCTGCGCGCGGGCAGGAAGCTCAGCAGCGCGTAAAGGACGGAGAGGTCGCGGTCGGTCACGCCGAAGCGCGCCCTTGCGGTGCGCAGGTCGTTGAAGAGCGTCCACTTGTCGATCTGGGCCAGCGTCGGGCAGTCCTGCGCGAGGCGCTGGCTTCTGAGGATCCCAGCCGTCACCGGCTGGCGCCCGAAGGGCGTCAGGGAGATGTGATGCATGGCGATGTCACGCGGCAAAAGGAAACCAGCCACCCGAAGGTGTTGACAGCCGTGCAGTCCCAAAGCTATTCTTGAGGTGCTAGATCAAGAACGGGCCTCTCGGGATGTCATGTCCTGGGGGGCTCTTTTCGTTCGGCCGTTCGGTGCCTCCGTGTTGTGGTTACTGCTCTCGTCTCACTTCCCGCCCTGGTCGTCCTGCCAGCGTCGGTGAAGATCGGAAAGGTTCTCGACCAGCCAGTCCTCGAAGCCCCTGGTCCGGCTGCGGCGCAGGCGCAGCACCACCGAGGCAGCGCCGCGGCTGACCTCGCCAAGCGCGCGGCCCTGGGCGTCGTTCAAGGGCTCGGGGCGGGGCAGGGCGCGGGCCCGGCGGCGGGCGCCGGAGAGGTAGGCGAAGAGCGCCTCGAACCGCTGGTCCGAGGTCTGGCCGGCCGCCGTCAGGGCCATGGTGCCGATCAGGGTGTCGGGGTCGTCCTCGGCGCTGGCCATCAGCTCGGCCAGCGCGAGCCAGCGGTCGCGCCCGATGCCGGGGGCGGCGCCGATGGACTCGATGACGGCCAAGGGCACACGCTCGGCCACGGAAAGCATGCGCGAAATCAAGGTCTTGTCGATGGCGAGCGCGTCGCAGATCGCCTTGCGGTCATAGCCCGCATCCACCATCTGCCGGGCAAAGTTCACCTTCTCGATGAAGGAGAGGTCACGGCGGGCGGTGTTCTCCTGACCCTGCGCCAGCACCGCCTCGCGGTCGTCGAGGTCGCGCACCAGCGCCTTGACCGGCTGGCCAAGGTCGCGGAGCGCGAGCACGCGGCGGCGGCCATAGACGATCTGAAAACGATTTTCGTCCGACGGGTGCGGCCGCACGAGAACCGGAACCTGCTGGCCATAGGTGGCGATGGAGCGGGCGAGTTCGGCATCCTCGGTGGCGTCGCTTTCCAGCCGGTCCTGCAGCCCGCCCGCGTCGATCAGGTGGGGGTCGATCTCGATCACCGCGCGGGCCTTGAGATCGGCGATCGAGCGCGAGACGGCGCCGATCGCGCCCTTGGTCGCGCGGGGGCGGTCGGTCTGCGGGGCAGGGGAGGGGGCCCCGCTCATCAACCCCTGAAGGATGTTCTTCCGGCTCATCCGCGCCCCCATGCCGACTGGATCAGGCTTTCGATCTCGCCATTCACGGCGTTCAGGCTCTCGATCGCGCGCTCGTAGGTCGAGCGGGTGAAGTCGCCCTTCTCCACCTCGTAGAGCGTCTGCTTGGTCAGGCCGGCATCGGCGATGGCGGTGGATTTCAGCACCGGATGGTTCAGCACATGGTCGCCGAACAGCGAGCGCATGAAGCTGACCATCTGGTTCTGCGGCCCGTCGCCGGGCTCGTAGCGGGTGACCAGATAGCGCATCCAGTCATAGCTCATGTCGCCCCCCGCATCGGCCACCACGCCGAGCAGGTTCGAGGTCATCAGCAGGAACTGGCACATCGACATGACGTCGAGCATCTGCGGATGGACGGTCACGAGGACCGCGGTGGCGGCGGAGAGCGCGGACATGGTCAGGAACCCGAGTTGGGGCGGGCAGTCGATCACGACGAGGTCATAGCTCGCCTCGATCTCTGCCAAGGCATCCGAGATCCTGGTGAAGAACAGGTTGCCACCGCGGACGGCGAGCGCGCGCGGGGTATCGTGCTCGAACTCCATCAGCTCGAGGTTGCCGGGCACGATGTCGAGGTTGGTGAAGTAGGTCTTGCGGATGACGCTGGAGAGGGGGAGGGGGTCGTC
This genomic window from Rhodobacter sp. CZR27 contains:
- a CDS encoding DUF1127 domain-containing protein encodes the protein MTTYSMNHPSVSVLGTWLRALGLDEETRRRNRIFRETYEELERLTDTELADIGISRLNIRDIARVHARCAL
- a CDS encoding AMP-binding protein, translating into MFYDIERIRSLGSQPCLVWRDECQSYEELAGAMQRFAAQLPRPKALIAVEAAAEPEAIAAYLGAMAAGHAVLPLPAGDPETADRLVSRFRPAMSFRRKAGTWQMEEHQGDRAAPHPDLALLLSTSGSTGQGKGVRLSAAAVHANAASIADFLRITAKDRAALILPLHYSYGLSVLHSHLAQGASLWLSNASVLDEGFGAALAASGATSLAGVPHHFRLLEGAGLGEALPPALKLMTVAGGAMEAAQVRRWAGRMARRGGRFIAMYGQTEAVARIAWLPMERVGDHAGAIGVAIPGGELALRDEQGREIASAVAEGELLYRGPNVMMGYAEDHRDLGRGAEVEALATGDLAQRDAEGIYRITGRLSRMSKIAGIRIGHDALERALAAEGVEVAIWGDDRRIVVAARGPGRGLADRAARAAGIGPGHFEIVPCEVFPRLPSGKIDYPALRSLAERRSAPGVRAAFEAVFAPEPVRAQDSFTSLGGDSLRHVELTLALEAELGGLPEGWERMSLAELERAPLAPSGVESELAVRGLAILAVVVAHQTLWPVYGGAAAMVLLLGMSLAGSRWEALTGGDWKSYFRPLAGVLVPYYLVLAGFAAAWGQVPWASALLAGNLALTVPETHLMLPYLYWFVEAYVQISLLIALPFLHPGLRGWLRRAGRFRVGLGLLALGVGLRLTLPELWPMGGRAQFTLPWVFYLLGLGWCIASAEGRGRKAGVLALAAGVLPMAAWLGGNWHGSWIKYMSLFALVPLLLYVPRIAMPRPAARAVMLVARAAFPIYLLHRLVPEVILPAIGLGGAGAWTDALAVVGGIGIGLAVADLRGRVLLRHRPMRGAEPLAAS
- the repC gene encoding plasmid replication protein RepC; translation: MHHISLTPFGRQPVTAGILRSQRLAQDCPTLAQIDKWTLFNDLRTARARFGVTDRDLSVLYALLSFLPARSLSDEAPLVVFPSNASLSDRAHGMAESTLRRHLAALVAAGLVARRDSANGKRYAQRDRSGALSQAFGFDLRPLLVRAEEIAAAAAEVTAEAEALDRARTGLVLKLRDVTKLAAYAVETGHPLDLEPALAPIRRALRRRLDAGQIAQLVADLDLILGDIQARLFPSSGKTNASAVQNGRHHTNSNPDSPDLEPCQDEARGTGVTGGEPALPLALVLKACPDLAPYAPDIRSWRDLCGAAGQLRGMMGISPSAWEEAQAEMGAETAAIAVVAMLQRFASIRNPGGYLRSLSRRASEGAFSPGPMIMALLSHDSRRAA
- the repB gene encoding plasmid partitioning protein RepB; this translates as MSRKNILQGLMSGAPSPAPQTDRPRATKGAIGAVSRSIADLKARAVIEIDPHLIDAGGLQDRLESDATEDAELARSIATYGQQVPVLVRPHPSDENRFQIVYGRRRVLALRDLGQPVKALVRDLDDREAVLAQGQENTARRDLSFIEKVNFARQMVDAGYDRKAICDALAIDKTLISRMLSVAERVPLAVIESIGAAPGIGRDRWLALAELMASAEDDPDTLIGTMALTAAGQTSDQRFEALFAYLSGARRRARALPRPEPLNDAQGRALGEVSRGAASVVLRLRRSRTRGFEDWLVENLSDLHRRWQDDQGGK
- the repA gene encoding plasmid partitioning protein RepA → MQVKERIDRLVGDHAARLSERLMAHRAQLFPPDARKELRRFTSGEVANLLGVKDAYLRKLSLEGRGPQPETGPGGRRLYRSEDILELRKLLEKGTKTPGTYLPGRREGDHLQVITVINFKGGSGKTTTAAHLAQKCALDGYRVLAIDLDPQASLSALHGFQPEFDLLDGGTLYDAIRYDDPLPLSSVIRKTYFTNLDIVPGNLELMEFEHDTPRALAVRGGNLFFTRISDALAEIEASYDLVVIDCPPQLGFLTMSALSAATAVLVTVHPQMLDVMSMCQFLLMTSNLLGVVADAGGDMSYDWMRYLVTRYEPGDGPQNQMVSFMRSLFGDHVLNHPVLKSTAIADAGLTKQTLYEVEKGDFTRSTYERAIESLNAVNGEIESLIQSAWGRG